A genomic window from Antedon mediterranea chromosome 4, ecAntMedi1.1, whole genome shotgun sequence includes:
- the LOC140047829 gene encoding uncharacterized protein: protein MLPKIHKTNSPGRPIVSACNAPTVVISEFLDGILKPIVQNLPTYIKDSKEAVVLFKDYTFSSESAYLFTMDVTALYTSIPIQDGLSAMRHFIELDNSIKYPASTILRLAELVLNTTAFNFNGKFFRQVSGISMGTKMGPNFACLFMGYFEQNVLRDYKGKKPDLFKRYIDDCVGVMSGTLDELNEFINFVNNFHPAIKFTHEISDKCVPFLDISLSIDKPGLSTSVHYKDTDAHTYLNYNSSHPPACKNAIPYSQLVRLRRLCSDDDDFNIKASEMIDFFNAREYPSDITVKSLRKVCQLTHEDTLQPTHNTNACDRIPLVLTYHPMNKKVINIVRDNFSILTEDKSATKDIFQEPPMIAYRRDQSIKDTLVKSKLQNKEL, encoded by the exons ATGTTACCTAAAATACACAAGACTAACAGTCCTGGTAGACCTATTGTTTCCGCTTGTAACGCGCCTACAGTTGTTATAAGCGAGTTCTTGGATGGAATCTTGAAGCCAATTGTACAAAATCTGCCAACCTACATCAAAGATAGCAAAGAAGCTGTAGTTTTGTTTAAAGATTATACATTTTCATCTGAGAGTGCTTATCTTTTTACAATGGATGTTACGGCCTTATACACATCAATTCCTATTCAAGATGGACTTAGCGCAATGAGACATTTTATTGAACTAgataattcaattaaatatcCCGCATCGACAATACTACGTCTCGCTGAACTTGTACTTAATACTACAGCCTTCAACTTCAATGGAAAGTTTTTTCGGCAAGTTTCTGGGATAAGCATGGGTACAAAAATGGGACCTAACTTTGCTTGCCTCTTTATGGGGTATTTTGAGCAGAATGTGTTACGAGATTATAAGGGAAAGAAACCAGATTTATTCAAACGGTATATTGATGATTGTGTTGGTGTTATGTCGGGAACTTTAGATGAACTTAATGAGTTCATTAACTTTGTGAACAATTTTCATCCTGCTATAAAGTTTACTCATGAAATTTCTGACAAGTGTGTGCCTTTCCTTGATATTAGTTTATCTATTGATAAACCTGGTCTTTCTACATCCGTCCACTACAAAGATACTGACGCGCACACTTATCTAAATTACAACTCTTCGCATCCTCCAGCTTGTAAGAATGCTATACCGTATTCGCAACTTGTTAGACTTCGACGTTTATGTAGCGATGATGATGACTTTAACATCAAAGCATCTGAGATGATCGATTTTTTCAATGCACGCGAATATCCATCTGACATTACTGTGAAATCTCTAAGAAAAGTTTGCCAGTTAACGCACGAGGACACATTGCAACCTACACATAATACAAATGCTTGTGACCGCATACCTCTAGTCCTCACGTATCATCCTATGAATAAGAAGGTTATTAACATTGTCCGCGATAACTTTTCAATTTTGACTGAAGATAAATCCGCTACAAAAGATATTTTTCAAGAACCACCCATGATAGCTTACAGACGTGATCAAAGCATTAAAGACACTTTAGTTAAatctaaattacaaaacaaag aattatag
- the LOC140047830 gene encoding uncharacterized protein, protein MGSPLGPLMANVFMCHIEERLESTNHMPKYYKRYVDDTLVFMPNLEAANEFLALLNTTHPAIAFTMETAVNNSIPFLGMLITKDVEKLHTQVYRKPTDTGLLLHYNSHVDNKYKRSLIITMLNRAYKLSSTHQLFNDECEILRKIFKRLKYPDELITTTIQNFKPAESNNNTAEGETDLSEIPVRIILPFKDQKSANSVKRQLCQLSHKINKNIVPVFISKKVKDNIRKVEKKPTIISQQCVVYKFKCDLRCKLCWIHMPTPLPTHC, encoded by the coding sequence ATGGGATCACCTCTAGGGCCCCTTATGGCAAATGTATTTATGTGCCACATCGAGGAACGCCTTGAATCTACGAACCACATGCCCAAATACTACAAACGGTATGTTGATGACACACTAGTATTCATGCCAAATCTAGAAGCAGCCAATGAATTTTTAGCTTTACTTAACACAACCCATCCTGCGATAGCGTTCACAATGGAAACTGCCGTGAACAATTCAATCCCTTTCCTAGGAATGCTGATAACCAAAGATGTGGAAAAATTGCACACACAAGTTTATAGAAAGCCAACAGACACAGGCTTATTGCTACACTACAATAGTCACGTTGACAACAAGTATAAAAGGTCACTTATTATAACTATGTTAAATCGGGCTTACAAACTATCGTCGACCCACCAGCTTTTTAATGATGAATGTGAAATTCTAAGGAAGATTTTTAAGCGTCTGAAATATCCAGATGAACTAATAACAACAACCATACAGAACTTTAAACCAGCAGAGAGCAATAACAACACTGCAGAAGGTGAAACAGATTTATCCGAAATACCAGTGCGAATCATCCTGCCATTCAAAGACCAAAAATCTGCGAACTCCGTCAAGCGACAACTATGCCAACTAAGTCacaagataaacaaaaacattgtccCTGTATTcataagtaaaaaagttaaagataACATTAGGAAAGTCGAAAAGAAACCTACTATTATAAGTCAACAATGTGTtgtgtataaatttaaatgtgactTGCGATGCAAGTTATGTTGGATACACATGCCGACACCTCTACCAACGCATTGTTGA